The segment AAGTTGTGACAGAATTAGCCAATCAAACCAATATGTTAGCCCTCAATGCGGCCGTAGAAGCGGTTAAAGCGGGAGAAGAGGGAAAAGGCTTTTCCATTGTCGCTTCAGAAATTCGCAAATTAGCTGATGAAAGCAAAAAATCCGCCGACCAAATTAATAATTTAGTCAGTGAAATTCAAAACGCTATTAATATCACAGTGATGGTCACAGATGAAGGCAATAAAACCGTGAAAACCGAGATGGAAATTGCCCAAGAAACAGCAGAAATCTTTGCAGATATGGAGGAAGCGATCAATTATGTCGTGATTAATAATCAACAAATTTCTCTTAATATTCAACAACAAGATAAAGCCATTCAACAAGTTTTAGAAGCGATGAATAATATTAATCGAGCAGCTAAAGAAACGGCTACGGGTATTAACCAAACTAAGATGGGAACCCGTTACTTAAATCAAGCGAGTCAAGACTTAAAAGGCTTAGTTGAAAAATAAATAGGGAACAGGGAACAGTGATCAGTAAACAGTCAATGAGAAAAAAGTAAAATGATTGAAGACGAAGAACTCAGAGAAATCTATGAACTTTCTAGTACTGAACACCTAAAATCCCTAGAAATGGGATTATTAGAACTCGAAAAAACCCCTAATAATGAAATATTAATTAATCAATTATTTCGAGATGCCCATAGTTTAAAAGGAGATTCAAGAATTACAGGAGTCATTGGGGTAGAAATGCTCTCCCATACCATGGAAGAGATATTAGGCAGGGTCAAAAAACAGCAAATGAGCCTAACGGCTGCTATGTGCGATCGCCTCTATCAATTGGTTGATGCCATGACAAAACTGGTTCATGAAGCCGTTACTGATGAACCCAGTGGGGTGAATTATCAAGAGATTCTGGATCAGTTTTCACAAGCGATTACTAACCCGAATATTTCTGCCGTTGAAATACCACCCCTAGAACCTGAAATCAAAGACAACATTTTTCAAGTTCCTTTAACCTTTATTGAAGATGCAGATCTCAGAGAAATTTATCAACTTTCGAGTCAAGAACACCTCGAAAAAATTACCACAGCCTTAGAAAAACTCAACCAAGATCCCCAACAGGAGAAAACCCTAGAAGAACTGTTATTAGAAACTGAAAGATTTAGCATCGATTCTCGCATGGTTGGCCGAGAAGATCTAGAAATAATTATTGAGAAAATCACCGAAATTTTGCAACAAGTTCAACAAAAACAACTGTCTTGGACTCAAGTCAGTGAACGAGTGGAAGAAGGAGTCAAGGCGATCGCCCACCTTGTCCAAGAAGCCATCACCGGAGAACCGAGTCCCATTAATTCTTTAACAGCGTTAGGACAATTGAGCGCGGAAATTCCCCCAATTCCTACTTTAGAACCAGAAACGGTCATCGCTACACCGCCAAAACTGGGAGACTCCTATCATATTGATACCTTACGGGTTCCAACACGCCATTTAGACACATTAATGACCCAAACGGGAGAACTGAACGTTACCAGCGTCGGTATTAGCCATATTACTACAGCTATCCATCAAATAGCCCACCTTTGGGAAGAATGGCAGTTAAAAAAACAGCAAAACTCCTCTAATCTCGAAGCTGAGGAGAAACAGATTGCTAACATTCTTGACCAACTCAAAGTCAGTATTAGCGACCACAGTGCCCGACTTGATTTTATTGCCACAGAATTAGACGAAAAAGTTCGTACCCTACGATTATTACCCCTTTCTACCGTCTTTCTGCTCTTTCCCCGTATGGTGCGCGATCTAGCCCAGGAACTCGATAAACCCGTGAATTTAGTCCTTGAGGGGGGAGATACCAACGTCGATAAACAGGTGATCGAAGAAATCAAAGATCCCTTGATGCACTTGTTACGAAATGCGATCGATCATGGCATTGAGTCGCCAGCAGAACGGGAAAAAGCCAATAAACCCCCTGTCGCCACCCTAAAAGTTCGAGGCTATAAAGACGGCAGTAACCTAGTGATTGAAGTCTCCGACGATGGCAGAGGGTTAGACCCCGAATTAATTAAACAAACCGCCCTCAAGCGAAAATTACGAACTCTCAAAGAATTAGAGGGAATGAGTGATCTACAACTTTATAACCTGATTTTTGCCCCAGGATTTTCCACTCGTACCTTTATTACCGAAATTTCTGGCCGAGGGGTGGGCCTCGATGTCGTACGCGCCAATGTGGAACGCCTCAAGGGGACGATAAAAGTGGACTCTCAACGGGGTTTAGGGACTCGGTTTTCCCTCCATTTAGGAACCACCTTATCAACGGCGATCGTCATGTTATTGGAAGTCGGGGGTATTGTCCACGCCCTACCCCAAGAATATATCTTGACTTGCTTGTTGGTGTCCCCTGAAGAGATTTTTCTGCTCGAAGGACATCAAAGCCTTAAATTAGAAGAACAAGTGATTAATTTGGCTAATTTAGCCACACTCCTACAATTAGTCAATCATAACAGCCCTTCCCCTAGACAGAAACGCCATAGCCAAGAGAGTCAAAAAATACCCTGTATTGTCATTGAAGTGGGGCAACAAAAATTAGGATTATTAGTAGATAATTTGTTAGATCTGGTGGAAGTGGTGATTAAACCTCCCAGTAAACTGCTGAAAGGGGTTCCAAATATTTCAGGGGCGACGATTTTGGCCAATGGCGAAGTTTGTATGATTTTGAACCCATCACAGTTAATAGAGTCCTTTAGGAAGTCTTCGGTAGCGCGGGGAGTCAGTCAACAGTCTCCCGATGAAGTCCCCCGTCAAATGGTCATTCTGTTGGTGGAAGATTCTATTGCCGTTCGCACCCAAGAAAAGCGTATCCTAGAGAAAGCAGGTTATCAAGTAGTGACTGCCGTTGATGGGCTCGATGGGTTACAAAAATTACAAAGTCAATCCTTTGATGCCATCATCTCTGATGTTGAAATGCCCCATCTTAACGGGTTTGCCTTTACCCTTCGGGTCAGAGAAAATCCAGAGTATCGTGAACTGCCGATTGTTTTGGTCACGTCTTTAGCCTCTGAACAAGATAAACGAAAGGGAGCAGAAGTCGGGGCTAATGCTTACATTGTTAAGGATCAATTTAACCAAGAAGTACTCTTAGAAACCCTCGAAAGATTAGTGTAAATTTCCTCTTTAACCCCTAATGATTAAAGTTCTTTTAGTTGAAGATTCTCCGGTTGCTTTAACTCTCCTAAAAAGGATGTTAACGTCTAACGACCAAACGGAAGTAGTCGGGACGGCTCGAACCGGAATTGAAGCCTTAGAATTGATTCCAAAAGTTAATCCTGATGTCATCTGTACTGATATCTATATGCCCCAGATGGATGGCTTAGAATTTACCTCGCAAGTGATGGCAAAATATCCACGACCTATTTTAGTGATTAGTGCGGGGGTTCAAAATAAAGATACTCAGGAAGTTTTTGCCATTCTTGATGCGGGTGCAGTCGATGTTTTTCCTAAACCAGCAGGGGGATTAGGGGTTGATTATGAGGTAACGAAAAAACAATTAATCAACAAAATTAAAGTGCTTTCTGGGATAAAAGTTTTCACGAAAATACGGCGAACAACTGCTTCAATAATGCTGACAAAATCGAGCATTTCTACCCCTGAAACTCGACTTTCTTCTGTCGTTTCGTCTAGTGATCCTGATAAGATTCGCGTGGTGGCTATTGCTGCTTCTACAGGGGGACCCCATGCGTTTCAAGAAATTTTTAGTTCTCTGACTCCCAATTTTCCTGTTCCTATTTTGTGTGTTCAGCATATTAGTGAAGGCTTTCTCCAAGGATTTTTAAATTGGCTAAAAACCGTTTGTTCTTTAAGGGTTGAAATTGCCGAACATCAACAAGTACCCCAACCTGGAAAGATTTATTTTCCTCCCGAACATCGTCACCTACAAATTGACGCTCAAGGCCGATTTAATTGTACTTTGTCTCCTCCAGTGGATGGTCACTGTCCTTCAGCAACAGCTTTGTTTGAATCTGTTGCTCAATTTTATGGCAAAGAAAGTGTGGGGATTTTGTTAACAGGGATGGGAAGAGATGGAGCTAGGGGACTGTTAAAAATTGCTCAGGCAGGAGGATTAACTATTGCTCAGGATGAGTCAACTTCTGTGGTGTTTGGAATGCCTCAAGAAGCCATTAAATTAGGAGCAACTAAGACCGTTTTACCTATTCAAGAGATTGCTCCTTTACTAATCAATAAACTAATGATAAATACCAAGGTTATTGCAAAAAAACCAGGGAATTAGTATGGCAAAAAAACTAGGTTTTACCAGTCAACTAAGAGAAGCATTTTTAGGATTAATTTCCCAAAAAACTGGTTTGGAAATTCGCAAGCAAAATCAAGATGTTTTACAAGAAAATATTTTAGCTAGAACTCAAACCCTGAAATTACACACTGTAGAAGACTACTATCATCTTTTGACTTCTGAAACAGTTCAAAGTCAGAAAGAATGGAAACAATTAATTACTTTACTAACCAATAATGAAAGCTATTTTTTCCGTGATCTGGGTCAATTTAAACTGCTCCGTAATACGATTTTACCTGAGCTGATTGAACGTAATCAAAGGACTAAAATACTACGAATCTGTAGTGCGGGATGTTCCACTGGACCTGAACCCTATTCGTTAGCAATTTTACTCAAAGAACTAATTCCTAATTGGCAACAATGGAACTTGTTTATTTTAGGGGTTGATCTTAGTCAAGATGCGTTAGAAATTGCCAAAACAGCTTGTTATAGTTCTTGGTCATTCAGGAAAGTTGATTATTCAATTCAAGACAAATATTTTAACAAGATTGGGGAGCAATATTATCTTAATGATGAGATAAAAAAAATGCTGACGTTCAAACAATGTAACTTAGTTCAAGATCCCTTTTGGGAAAGTTCTTACGGACTCTCTAATATGGATTTAATTATCTGTCGAAATGTTTTTATTTATTTTAGTCAACCTACCATTGCTAAAATTTTAGATAAATTCTATTACTGTTTACAACCTTTAGGCTATCTCATGACCGGTCATGCTGAAATTACCAGTAACAATGATACGATTAAAAAATTTCAGTCTAAACTATTTCCAGAATCGGTTATTTATCAAAAAGTTAAAAATAAAGTAGGTAGTGAATTATCAATTAATTCATCTTCTGAAGTTGAGAAAATCACTCAAAATAAATGCCAAGTAGAAAAGTTACAAAATCAGTTGAATAATAGCCTTTTAAACTCCGCAAATAAAGATTCAAAAAAAATCGCTATTTACACTAAACAAGATGGAGAAAAAAACAAGTTCAGTTATAAAATTTTGACCACAACAAAAGAGAATATATCTCAGGCAATTGAAGAAGTGAACGAAATTGACTTGCTTGAGGAAGTTAAACAATTAATTGAGCAAAAGAATTACAGTTTTTCCATTAAAAAACTTCACAAAATTTTAGAAAAATATCCTAACAGTTTTGCAGCAAATTATTTAATGGCTGAAATTTATGCTAACTTAGGTAAATACGAGGAAGCTATTGATTATTGTCATCAAGCAACCACGATTGATAGTTTAGCTGTGACTCCCCATCATTTATTAGTCCAAATTGCCGAAGAACGGGGAGAACTCGAAGAAGCAAAACGCTTATTAAGAAAAATTATTTATCTCGAACCCTACTCTGTTGCTGCCTATTTAAACTTAGCTAATATTTATCAACAAACAAATCATCAAGAAAAAGCCCAAAAAACCAGAAAAAATGCCCTCAAAGTTCTGCAAAAATTATCTCCAGATACAACTATTCCAGAACTAGGAAATAAAACCGTTCAAGACTGTATTATTGAGATTACAAACTTGACTAATTAACCTTATTTTCAATTATTGAAATATCCATTAGTAGGACCATAGACTATGAATGAAATACCTGAAACATCCTATACTATTTTCACCTTCAATAATCTACTTTATGCAGTAGAAACAATTTTTATTGAACAAATGTTTTATTTGCCTGAATTAACCCCTATTCCTGAATCTCCTCCTGATATTATTGGGGTGGTTAATGTCCGAGGAGAAATTATCCCTATCATGGACTTAAATCGTCGTTTTGGCTATCGTTCTTCCGAGGAGTATCAATTAAGCGATAGTATTATTATTTTAAGGTGGGCAACCTTACAAGTCGGAATTATTGTTAATACAATCAAGCAAGTTATTAATATTTTACCCGATGAAATTACCTCACAACTATCTTACGATCAACCCCTCATTAAAAACGAGGAAAAAAACTTCATTGATGGGATAGTAAGCAGAGAAAATGATCTGATTTTACTACTCAATTTAGAAAATATACTAAGGTATATTGATTCTCAGTCACTACAGATTAATAAAGAGAATTTAACCGAAGAAAAATATAATTTATATTTGCAAGATGACCTAGGAAAACCAGAAAATGAATCTCCTCTAAAATCCTCCGTTTTTTGTCCTAATGCAACCATTTATGAACGAGATATTTTGCTACAAAGAGCAATTAATCTCACAAAAGTTACAAGACAGAAAAAAGTCACAGAAACTAAACCAATTGCCGTTATTATCTTAAATAATGAGCGATTTGGGGTTGATTTAACCCTAGTACGAGAGTTGACTCAGATTGGAAAAATTACCACCATTCCCTGTACTCCTGCTTATATTATAGGTAATATGAATTTTCGGGGAGAAATCCTTACCTTAATTGATATTAAAGGGTTTCTTAGTCTTCCGCTACAATCCCTTATTCCTAAGTCTATAATTATGATTATAGAAATTCAAGGAGTTAGACTTGGAATTACTATTGATGATGTCTATGATGTCATTTTATTAAACCCTAAAAAAATTCTCTCTAATTCAACTAAATTTCCTAGTATTAACGAAAATTATTTAGAGGGGGTAGTTTATGATCACAATAAAATGATGCCTATCTTAAATTTACCAGTTCTTTTTTCTCAGGAAAAACTCTTGTTAGAAGAGGCAGTTTAGATTCAATAAAGAAAGATTGGTTACAGTTTTGATAATTACTAGACAATCACAGAGTCAATACTTATGATGCTAATTACTGTCAGTGAAAACCAGTTAACCTTAACTCCTGGAAATCAGGTTATTTTTCCTAATCAAACTTGGGACGATTATGAAAAATTGCTGAATTTACGTCAAGAAAAAACCTATCCTAAACTCTATTTTAATAGCCAAACCCAAGAAATTCGGCTTATGTCTCCTTCACCCAGTCACGGAAATCGAATTTATACCTTAACAAATTTAGTCGCAATTATCTTAAATAAACAAGCAAAAGATTGGCAATGTTTTGACCCCATTACGTTGAATTAGGGTGGACTCAAGGAGCAAGTGTTGCCTTACGTCAATTTGAAGCGTTAGATGATTTAAGTTGAATTTTTGATGACTAAAAAAAGCAACAAACCCCAAGAGAAGCCATCAAAATCAAAATAATTGTTAAATTTTGTTAAAATAACAGCTAATCAGCACAGCAACGACAAAAGCTATGGTAACTCAGATTAGTCAACCCGAAAAAATAAGTCCAGATACCCAACTCTTCACCGAAGAAGCAACCTTTCAATGGACAAAACAATGGTATCCCATCGCCGTTATCGAATTTCTTGATCCGTCCCGTCCTCACCCTGTACAATTATTAGGGAAAGAATTGGTTTTGTGGCGCGATCGCAACAATCAATGGCGTTGCTTTGAAGATCGCTGTCCCCATCGGTTAGTCCCCCTTTCAGAAGGTCGTGTCGAAGCAGACGGAACGCTACTGTGTGCTTACCATGCTTGGCGGTTTGACGAAACCGGAAAATGTGTTAGTATACCCCAATCCAAAGATAAAGACACAGAAAACCAGCATTTAAACAATCCTAGATCCTGTGCGATCGCCTATCCCACCCAAGAACAACAAGGGTTACTTTGGGTCTGGCCAGAGTCAGGAGATCAAGCAGAACAAGAAAGCCAAAGCAGAAAACCGCGTCTTATCCCCGAACTAGAAGAAAAATCCGATAAAGTCGTCAAACTGTTTTGGTATGTGCGAGATATGCCCTTTGGGTGGGATTATTTTATGGAAAACGTCTGCGACCCTGCCCATGTTCCCGTCTCTCACCATGGTATGATGGGAAGTCGCTACAAAGACGCAAAATACTATAATATGATTCGGGAACGGGAAATATCGACCCAAAATGGCTTTGCCTTTTCCCTCGAACCCGTTGCCCCCACCATCGAAAAAGCCGTCCACGACTTCCAACCCCCCTGTCTGATGAAAATTTCCTCCAGCTTCAAAGACGGGGCTAAATTTATCCTAGCCTTGTATGTCAGTCCCACTCGGCCAGGATGGTGTCGTCACATTGGCTGCCAAATACTCGTCAAAAGCAACGAAGGAAAAACCCCCAAAGGACTAGCCTTTTTTGCCCTTCCCATGCCAACCTGGCTAGGTCATATCTTAGCATCTTCCTTCTTACATCAAGATCTTGTCTTCCTCCACTACCAAGAGAAAATTATCGCACGACAAGGAACACAAAACTGGTTATCCGCCGTTTATACCCCCAACCCCCAAGATAAAATGGTCATTACCCTGCGTAAATGGCTAGAAAAACGGGCAGGAGGCGGCATTCCTTGGGCAGAAGGTACTAACCCAGAACTTCCCCCACCTCAACGGGATAAACAACAATTATTTGATGTCTGGTCAACCCATACCCAACATTGTCGCGTCTGTCAGGATGCCCTCAAAAATATTAACCGTACTCGCCTTTTTGCCTATATCGGGGCAGGAGTTTGCCTACTTTTTGCAGTGATTTTAGATGCTAGAATGGTAGCGATGACCCTAGGATCACAAAGTTTAAAAGAGGTGGGTTCCTGGCTAATGATCCCCCCTTCTGGGGCATTTTGGGGAGCGATCGTCGGGGCAATTATTTTAGCCCTAGGAGGATACTACCTGAAAAAACTAAGCCGACTCTTCTATGTCTATGAATTTGGACATAGCCAAAATGATTGATGGTGAGGGATTGCCAACCCGTAGGATGCGTTCCCAACGCATCCGACAGACAAGCACAATTTAACAATCATTTCAGTGTAAAATTACTTAACAATTGCTCCGATCGCTATACGATAGACATAAAGGAGATATCCAAAGTTCCGAAAGGGTAAGAACCCGCCGTCGGGTTTTGGCGACACAAACAAAAGCCATCACCACCCAATCACAATCGTCAGACCGAACACCTAAACTAGAGTCAATATGAAGAAAGACCTTACTCGTTACCGCAATATCGGCATCTTCGCCCACGTCGATGCTGGAAAAACCACCACAACTGAACGAATCCTCAAATTAACTGGTAAGATTCATAAAATCGGCGAAGTCCATGAAGGCGCAGCCACCACAGACTTCATGGAACAGGAACAGGAACGGGGGATCACCATTCAGTCCGCCGCTACCTCTTGCTTCTGGAAAGACCACCAACTTAACATTATTGACACACCAGGGCACGTTGACTTCACCATCGAGGTATATCGTTCCCTCAAAGTACTTGACGGCGGTATCGGGGTTTTTTGCGGGTCAGGAGGGGTAGAACCTCAGTCCGAAACCAACTGGCGTTATGCCAATGACTCTAAGGTCGCTCGGATTATTTATGTTAACAAACTCGATCGCACCGGAGCCGATTTTTTCTCCGTTGTCAAGCAAGTTGAAGATATTTTGGCCGCCAAACCCCTCGTGATGGTTCTACCCATTGGCATCGAAACCGAATTTCGTGGTGTCGTTGACCTGCTGACCCGCAAAGCTTGGATCTGGGATGACTCTGGCGATCCGATGAACTACACAGTCCAAGAAGTTCCCGCCGATATGGTCGATCAAGTCGAAGAATATCGGGAAAAACTGATCGAAACCGCCGTCGAACAAGACGACGCGATCATGGAGAAGTATCTCGAAGGGGAAGAACTCGAAATTGACGAGATCAAGCAGTGTATCCGTAAAGGAACCCGTGATATGTCCTTTTTCCCCACCTACTGCGGATCTTCGTTCAAAAACAAAGGGGTACAATTAGTCCTCGATGCAGTGGTAGACTACTTACCCAACCCCACGGAAGTTAAACCCCAACCGGAAGTTGACCTCGAAGGGAATGAAACGGGAACCTTTGCGATCGTTGACCCAGAAAAACCCCTCCGCGCTCTGGCCTTCAAGATCATGGATGATAAGTATGGAGCCCTAACCTTCACTCGCTTGTATTCAGGGACGTTATCCAAGGGAGATACCGTTTTAAACACCGCCACGGGTAAAACCGAACGGATCAGCCGTTTAGTGGAAATGCACGCCAACTCCCGCGAAGAAATTGAGTCAGCGCAAGCAGGAGATATTGTGGCGATCGTCGGGATGAAGAACGTTCAAACTGGCCATACGCTGTGTGACCCCAAATTCCCCGCGACCCTAGAACCCATGGTCTTCCCTGATCCTGTGATCTCTATGTCGGTATTTCCCAAGAAGAAAGGGGATAACGAAAAGATGGGGATGGCTTTGAGTAAGATGGTGCAGGAAGATCCTTCTTTTTATGTGGAAACCGACCAAGAAAGCGGTGAAACCATTATTAAAGGAATGGGAGAACTTCACCTCGATATTAAGGTCGATATCCTCAAACGTACCCACGGCGTTGAAGTGGAAGTCGGTAAACCCCAGGTGGCCTACCGTGAGTCCATTACCAAGACGGTTGCCGACAGCTACACCCACAAGAAACAATCTGGCGGTTCGGGTCAATTTGGTAAGATCGACTATATCGTTGAACCTGGCGAACCGGGTAGCGGTTTCGTCTTCGAGTCTAAGGTGACAGGGGGTAACGTCCCCAGAGAATATTGGCCGGCTGTCCAGAAGGGGTTTCAAAGCAGCATCGATAAAGGCGTTTTGGCCGGTTTCCCTTGCGTTGACCTCAAAGTGACCCTAACCGATGGTGGCTTCCACCCGGTGGACTCCTCTGCGATCGCCTTTGAAATTGCCGCTAAGGCCGGTTATCGTCAGTCTATCCCCAAAGCCGGTCCTCAATTACTTGAACCCATCATGAACGTGGATGTATTCACCCCAGAAGATTACATGGGGGATGTTATTGGGGATCTCAACCGTCGTCGGGGAATGATTAAATCTCAAAATTCTACCCCAATGGGAGCTCGTATTAAGGCCGATGTCCCCTTAAGTGAGATGTTTGGCTATATTGGAGACTTACGGACGATGACTTCAGGTCGGGGTCAATTTTCCATGGAGTTTTCCCATTATGCACCTTGTCCGAGTAATGTCGCTGAAGAGGTCATTAAAGAAGCCAAAGAACGTCAAGCCGCTTCTTAAGGTTGATTGAGTTTGTTCATGGTTAACTTGTTCCTGATCGAGATGTTTTCGGTCAGGAATTTTTTATTTATTCTGTTTTTTCTGGCGATAAGGCCTTCGATAGCGTGACAAATTGAATTTTCTGATCAATCATTGGCTGGAGAAATAAATCTAGCGCATTAACTGTTGCATTCCTATTAGAAACTGTTGCATTGCTATTAAAAACACCATCGTGCATCAAAACAATTCCCTTACCATGAGAAGCGATAACATCATTAGCGATCGTTTGACTGGTTGATTGTATGCGCCAGTCATTGGTATCCACCGACCAGAGTACACTACTCAGATTGAGCTTTTTCAAAATAGTGAATGTTATTTGATTTTGAACTCCGTAGGGTGCTCTAAACCATTTCGGGACATGGGTTTCACCGACACATTTCCTAATAGCTTCCTGGGTTTTAGCGATTTCTTGTTCTTGTTGTTTAGCCGAAAGCTGTGTTAAATTGCGGTGAGAATAAGTGTGATTACCAAGTTCGTGTCCCTTGTCTACTATCTGACGAACAAGATCGCAATGGTGTTCAACACGATGACCTACCACAAAGAACGTTGCTTTGATGTTATATTGAGCGAGTTTTTTAAGAATTTTAGGCGTATAATCAGGACTCGGCCCATCATCAAAGGTCAGAACGACCGTTTTATTAGGAATTTGAGCAATCCAATAATTTCGGTTCTTGAAGGTAACGTCAATTCTCTTCAAAGCTGAGTATTTGCCATTGGTCTTTAAGTTTGGACTTAAGGATGCAGAAGAATCAAGGGAAAAATCACTAACTGTTTTCTGAGAAAGGTTTTGTATCAAGGTCTTAGCGTTGTCTTGAGGGGTCAAATTGTTCGGTACAGCCAAGCTATTCATCATTACAGCTAAACTTGCAACAATAACTGTAATTTCAATGAATAAAGAACGGATAGTTTGGAGAGTTCTACTGTTCATCTTTCTCTCCTCTCTCTTCAATTATCTATCTTCAAGTTATCTAAAATTCTCTAAAAGTTGTTAATTTAGACTATCAATGAATTAAAATTTAACTTAGAGCAATAAATCTTCAGAAAATTCCCAATGAATCTGTTAAGTTAAAAATAATGGCTGAAAAAATCAGGAGACACAATAAATGTGGTGGCGTAATTCTCAATTACATCGCATTGGAACCAGTATAGAACGTCTTGAACACAATGTAGAATGGTTCCACTACAATCAGATTATTTTTTAAATTAATATCCATGGTCAATCTCAATATTACCCCTATTCCATCCCTTATTCCTAGCCATCCCCAAGACAGCTTAAAAATGACCTTTGCACCCCTATCTTTAGATGAGGTTTATGGTTTAGCTGATGATCCTGCTAATGGCGCAATTGTGGTTATGAGTGGAACCGTTCGTCAACAAACTGATGGTAAACCCGTTCATTATTTAGAATATCAAGCCTATGAACCCATGGCCTTAGAAATTTTCCGTCAAATTGCTGTTAATATTCGTCAAGAGTGGTCGGATACTAACCGAGTCGTTATTCATCATCGTACGGGAAAATTAAACATCGGAGAAATTAGCGTTTTAGTAGCAGTAG is part of the Rippkaea orientalis PCC 8801 genome and harbors:
- the fusA gene encoding elongation factor G; amino-acid sequence: MKKDLTRYRNIGIFAHVDAGKTTTTERILKLTGKIHKIGEVHEGAATTDFMEQEQERGITIQSAATSCFWKDHQLNIIDTPGHVDFTIEVYRSLKVLDGGIGVFCGSGGVEPQSETNWRYANDSKVARIIYVNKLDRTGADFFSVVKQVEDILAAKPLVMVLPIGIETEFRGVVDLLTRKAWIWDDSGDPMNYTVQEVPADMVDQVEEYREKLIETAVEQDDAIMEKYLEGEELEIDEIKQCIRKGTRDMSFFPTYCGSSFKNKGVQLVLDAVVDYLPNPTEVKPQPEVDLEGNETGTFAIVDPEKPLRALAFKIMDDKYGALTFTRLYSGTLSKGDTVLNTATGKTERISRLVEMHANSREEIESAQAGDIVAIVGMKNVQTGHTLCDPKFPATLEPMVFPDPVISMSVFPKKKGDNEKMGMALSKMVQEDPSFYVETDQESGETIIKGMGELHLDIKVDILKRTHGVEVEVGKPQVAYRESITKTVADSYTHKKQSGGSGQFGKIDYIVEPGEPGSGFVFESKVTGGNVPREYWPAVQKGFQSSIDKGVLAGFPCVDLKVTLTDGGFHPVDSSAIAFEIAAKAGYRQSIPKAGPQLLEPIMNVDVFTPEDYMGDVIGDLNRRRGMIKSQNSTPMGARIKADVPLSEMFGYIGDLRTMTSGRGQFSMEFSHYAPCPSNVAEEVIKEAKERQAAS
- a CDS encoding polysaccharide deacetylase family protein, translating into MNSRTLQTIRSLFIEITVIVASLAVMMNSLAVPNNLTPQDNAKTLIQNLSQKTVSDFSLDSSASLSPNLKTNGKYSALKRIDVTFKNRNYWIAQIPNKTVVLTFDDGPSPDYTPKILKKLAQYNIKATFFVVGHRVEHHCDLVRQIVDKGHELGNHTYSHRNLTQLSAKQQEQEIAKTQEAIRKCVGETHVPKWFRAPYGVQNQITFTILKKLNLSSVLWSVDTNDWRIQSTSQTIANDVIASHGKGIVLMHDGVFNSNATVSNRNATVNALDLFLQPMIDQKIQFVTLSKALSPEKTE
- a CDS encoding molybdenum cofactor biosynthesis protein MoaE encodes the protein MVNLNITPIPSLIPSHPQDSLKMTFAPLSLDEVYGLADDPANGAIVVMSGTVRQQTDGKPVHYLEYQAYEPMALEIFRQIAVNIRQEWSDTNRVVIHHRTGKLNIGEISVLVAVGCPHRGEAFAACRYAIDTLKHNAPIWKKEHWKDGSSTWVSIGNCQE